The bacterium BMS3Abin02 genome has a segment encoding these proteins:
- a CDS encoding maoC like domain protein, which translates to MPIDVDRVLGASLPETAESWDEDRVILYQIGVGAGVPATDPNELQYAYEADLKVLPSFVTIPAMSSIFGIGMVEGLTFNPILLVHGDQEVVTHRALPTSATVTQAGRIAEIWDKGKGALVVIEVVGRDASGDMLYTARAGLYLRGEGGFGGAPGPRPGDIAPDREPDLVVESPTLEQQALLYRLNGDKNPLHADPAVAAMAGFSRPILHGLCTYGIVCKAAVDGMFDGDVARVHAYRARFSRPVLPGQTILTSLWRQDDRVILRASVKETAEVVLTNASIR; encoded by the coding sequence ATGCCGATTGACGTCGATCGGGTCCTGGGCGCCTCGCTTCCCGAAACAGCCGAATCCTGGGATGAGGACAGGGTGATCCTGTATCAGATCGGCGTCGGCGCGGGTGTTCCGGCAACCGACCCGAACGAGCTCCAATATGCCTACGAGGCCGACCTGAAGGTGCTGCCCTCGTTCGTCACCATCCCCGCGATGTCCTCGATATTCGGCATCGGCATGGTGGAGGGGCTGACGTTCAACCCGATTCTGCTCGTCCACGGTGATCAAGAAGTGGTCACACACCGGGCGTTGCCCACATCGGCGACCGTCACACAGGCAGGGCGGATCGCCGAGATCTGGGACAAAGGCAAAGGGGCTCTCGTCGTCATCGAAGTCGTAGGGAGGGACGCGAGCGGGGATATGCTCTACACGGCCAGAGCAGGACTGTACCTTCGTGGCGAAGGGGGGTTCGGCGGTGCGCCGGGTCCTCGCCCCGGTGACATTGCTCCCGATCGGGAACCCGATCTGGTGGTGGAGTCGCCGACGCTGGAACAGCAGGCACTGCTCTATCGGTTGAATGGAGATAAGAATCCGTTGCATGCAGACCCGGCCGTCGCCGCCATGGCGGGGTTCTCCCGACCGATCCTGCACGGGCTGTGCACCTACGGGATCGTGTGCAAGGCAGCGGTCGACGGCATGTTCGACGGCGATGTGGCGAGGGTCCACGCCTATCGTGCGCGTTTTTCCAGACCGGTACTACCGGGTCAGACGATCCTGACCTCCCTGTGGCGACAGGACGATCGCGTCATCCTGCGGGCATCCGTGAAAGAAACGGCCGAGGTGGTGCTCACCAACGCTTCGATCCGGTGA
- a CDS encoding putative short-chain type dehydrogenase/reductase: MSDIVFDRRVAIVTGAGGGLGRAYALELARRGARVVVNDLGGAVDGVGGGAAPADGVVEEIEAAGGEAVANYESVATPEGGAAIVQTALDEYGTVDIVINNAGILRDKSFAKLETPDLKAVLAVHLEGAFYVTQPAFRVMREHGYGRLVFTSSNAGILGNFGQSNYGSAKMGLVGLSNVLAIEGAKYNIKSNVIAPLARTRMTEDLLGDLAKFIDPEQVATMVVYLASEECAFTHEIFSAGGGRYARFFIGATNGWFAGAGVVPSVEEIVTHLDEIRDTDGFQILGQISEEIALLLRSLQEEDDAD; encoded by the coding sequence ATGTCGGATATCGTGTTCGATCGGCGGGTGGCCATCGTCACCGGTGCCGGAGGAGGACTTGGCAGAGCCTACGCGCTCGAACTCGCCCGTCGTGGTGCCCGCGTGGTCGTCAACGACCTCGGCGGAGCCGTGGATGGCGTCGGAGGCGGGGCTGCGCCGGCCGACGGTGTCGTCGAGGAGATCGAAGCGGCCGGCGGTGAGGCCGTCGCGAACTACGAGTCCGTGGCAACTCCTGAAGGAGGAGCCGCAATCGTCCAGACGGCTCTCGACGAGTACGGAACGGTCGACATCGTCATCAACAATGCGGGCATTCTCAGGGACAAGAGCTTCGCGAAGTTGGAGACGCCCGACCTGAAGGCAGTCCTGGCCGTGCACCTCGAAGGAGCGTTCTATGTCACCCAGCCTGCATTCAGGGTGATGAGAGAGCACGGCTATGGACGACTCGTCTTCACGTCGTCGAATGCCGGCATTCTCGGAAACTTCGGCCAGTCGAACTACGGCTCCGCCAAGATGGGCCTCGTTGGTCTTTCGAACGTACTGGCGATCGAGGGGGCCAAGTACAACATCAAGTCGAATGTGATCGCCCCACTGGCGAGAACACGGATGACCGAGGATCTTCTCGGGGATCTCGCCAAGTTCATAGACCCGGAACAGGTCGCGACGATGGTCGTCTATCTGGCGTCGGAGGAATGCGCGTTCACTCACGAGATCTTCTCGGCCGGTGGGGGCCGCTACGCGCGGTTCTTCATCGGAGCGACGAACGGATGGTTCGCAGGTGCCGGTGTCGTCCCGAGTGTCGAGGAGATCGTCACCCACCTCGACGAGATTCGTGACACCGACGGATTCCAGATTCTCGGGCAGATCTCGGAGGAGATCGCGTTGCTGCTGCGGTCGCTGCAAGAGGAAGACGATGCCGATTGA
- the malL gene encoding oligo-1,6-glucosidase 1: protein MIVPQHDEATMKGPWWQTGVIYQIYPRSFQDSDGDGIGDLEGIRRRLDYLSDTLGVDAIWLSPFYPSPMADFGYDVSEYCNVDPIFGTLDDFDRLLAEAHARELKVIIDWVPNHTSDRHPWFEASRSSRDDPKRNWYVWADPNPDGSPPNNWQSVFGGPAWEWDENTHQYYLHSFLAEQPDLNWRNPAVEAAMLDTLRFWLDRGVDGFRMDVVAFIMKDPGLRDDPQPPTDEPLRSRAHDDVHAEFRKIRSVLDSYDPPRFSIGEIHEPDWGRWASYYGRHLDELHMPFNFTLLHAPWNAGVIRRLVDACDASVPPGAWPNYVLGNHDTTRLATRLGSDRARVAAMLLLTLRGTPTLYYGDELGMEQADIPPELQQDPWGRRMPGMGRDGCRTPMEWDTSPHAGFTDGVPWLPVAEGSRLRSVAVQGATSILGLYQGLLRLRRRTPALRAGAYRSLDAPPGCFVYERSLGPDRFIVALNFEAEPRTVNVEGTVLLSTGLDRDGWSLQHELRPNEGLIIEL, encoded by the coding sequence ATGATCGTCCCGCAGCATGACGAGGCGACGATGAAGGGGCCCTGGTGGCAGACGGGTGTCATCTACCAGATCTACCCGCGATCCTTCCAGGACTCCGACGGCGACGGGATCGGCGACCTGGAAGGTATCCGCCGGCGTCTCGATTACTTGAGCGACACCCTTGGTGTCGATGCGATCTGGCTGTCGCCGTTCTATCCGTCACCGATGGCCGATTTCGGGTACGACGTCTCCGAGTACTGCAACGTCGATCCGATCTTCGGAACGCTCGACGACTTCGACAGGCTCCTCGCCGAAGCACACGCGCGGGAACTGAAGGTGATCATCGACTGGGTGCCGAACCACACATCGGATCGGCACCCGTGGTTCGAGGCGTCACGATCTTCCCGGGACGATCCGAAGCGCAACTGGTACGTCTGGGCCGACCCGAACCCCGATGGATCGCCGCCCAACAACTGGCAGAGCGTCTTCGGCGGTCCGGCGTGGGAATGGGACGAGAACACGCACCAGTACTATCTGCACTCGTTTCTGGCGGAGCAGCCCGATCTCAACTGGCGGAACCCTGCGGTCGAAGCGGCGATGCTCGACACGCTTCGGTTCTGGCTCGATCGCGGTGTCGACGGCTTTCGGATGGATGTCGTCGCCTTCATCATGAAGGATCCTGGACTCCGTGACGATCCCCAACCGCCGACCGACGAGCCGCTGCGAAGCAGAGCCCACGACGACGTCCACGCGGAGTTCAGGAAGATTCGCTCGGTCCTCGACTCCTACGATCCTCCGAGGTTCTCCATCGGCGAGATCCACGAACCCGATTGGGGACGCTGGGCCTCGTACTACGGCCGTCATCTCGACGAACTGCACATGCCATTCAACTTCACGCTGCTGCATGCTCCATGGAATGCCGGGGTCATCCGACGTCTGGTCGACGCGTGCGACGCCTCCGTCCCGCCGGGAGCCTGGCCCAACTACGTCCTCGGGAACCACGATACGACACGCCTCGCCACTCGGCTCGGATCCGACCGGGCAAGGGTGGCAGCGATGCTGCTGCTGACGCTGCGTGGGACGCCGACGCTCTACTACGGCGACGAGCTCGGCATGGAGCAGGCCGACATCCCCCCGGAGTTGCAGCAGGACCCGTGGGGGAGGCGAATGCCCGGGATGGGACGGGACGGGTGCAGAACACCCATGGAATGGGATACGAGCCCGCACGCAGGCTTCACCGACGGCGTTCCGTGGCTTCCCGTGGCGGAGGGAAGCCGGCTGCGCAGCGTTGCGGTGCAGGGTGCCACTTCGATCCTTGGGCTCTATCAGGGACTGCTCAGGCTTCGTAGGCGCACACCGGCGCTCAGAGCCGGCGCATATCGATCACTCGACGCGCCGCCAGGATGCTTCGTGTACGAGCGCTCGCTGGGCCCCGACCGGTTCATCGTCGCACTGAACTTCGAGGCCGAGCCCCGCACGGTGAACGTAGAAGGCACGGTGCTGCTCTCCACCGGCCTCGATCGCGACGGGTGGAGCCTGCAGCACGAGTTGCGCCCGAACGAGGGCCTGATCATCGAGCTTTGA
- a CDS encoding calcium-transporting ATPase 1 encodes MRFARRRSYSVDAGNRDASSKVEVRMALSINDAEKEQPDALFQALSTGSDGLTSSEAQQRLEEYGPNALPEKKVSPLLQFLSYFWGPIPWMIEIAAVLSALVRHVTDFVIIVILLLFNAVVGFWQQHKAEDAVAALKQELALQAQVKRDGTWSQVRAEVLVPGDIVRLRLGDIIPADVKLLDGQYLSVDQSALTGESLPVTKKPGDVAYSGSVAKQGEMIALVVATGTGTYFGKTAALVEEAGAVSHFQKAVLQIGDFLIYVSIVLVAILLVVQLFRGSDVIQLVQFALILTVASIPVAMPAVLSVTMAVGAMALSKMKAIVTRLQSLEEMAGIDILCSDKTGTLTQNVLTLGDPLVADGHDETELALAGALASETDNQDPIDMAVIGGLKDPGVLKEYTQQAFMPFDPIGKRTEATIRDGSGRSFKVTKGAPQVILSLCHLDEEAQRTVQGQIDELAGKGYRTLGVARSTDGDMWEFLGLLPLSDPPREDSAATIQKVRQEGVAVKMVTGDNLSIAREISRELHLGQNILVADELLEGGVEHISEKTARAIEEADGFAQVFPEHKYGIVKALQQRGHLVGMTGDGVNDAPALEQAEVGIAVSGATAAARAAAALVLTAPGLSVIGKAIEEARRIFERMNSYAIYRISETVRIMVFVVATMIAFDFYPITAIMIILLAFFNDVPIMTIAYDHTDVAPNPVRWNMRRVISVASAMGMVGMTGSFLMLLLALKWLKLDTGQVQTFVFLKMAVAGHLALFVARTRGFWLKKPYPAPIVIWSAIATKLAATLLVAYGFGLVTPISWGAIGLIWGYAILFAFVTDVVKMAVYARLDRRDRHSRRFVRNLNRSLFSHVGPHRKGRVRDDRPAA; translated from the coding sequence ATGCGCTTCGCGCGGCGCAGGTCGTATTCTGTCGACGCAGGAAACCGTGATGCAAGCAGCAAGGTGGAGGTCCGTATGGCGCTGAGTATCAACGATGCGGAGAAGGAGCAGCCCGACGCGCTGTTTCAGGCCCTGTCGACCGGCTCCGACGGTCTCACCTCATCCGAGGCGCAGCAGCGTCTCGAGGAGTATGGACCGAATGCCCTGCCGGAGAAGAAGGTCAGCCCGCTCCTTCAGTTCTTATCGTACTTCTGGGGGCCGATTCCGTGGATGATCGAGATCGCCGCCGTCCTGTCCGCTCTCGTCCGCCATGTGACCGATTTTGTGATCATCGTGATCTTGCTGCTCTTCAACGCGGTGGTGGGATTCTGGCAGCAGCACAAGGCCGAAGATGCGGTCGCAGCCCTCAAACAGGAGCTCGCTCTCCAGGCGCAGGTCAAACGAGACGGGACATGGAGTCAGGTCCGCGCCGAAGTGCTCGTACCAGGCGACATCGTGCGGCTCAGACTGGGGGACATCATCCCTGCGGATGTGAAGCTGCTCGATGGGCAGTATCTCAGCGTCGACCAGTCGGCCCTGACCGGCGAGTCCCTTCCTGTCACGAAGAAGCCTGGTGACGTCGCCTACTCCGGCTCTGTTGCGAAGCAAGGGGAGATGATCGCCCTGGTGGTTGCCACGGGGACAGGGACCTACTTCGGCAAGACCGCCGCGCTCGTCGAAGAGGCAGGGGCCGTCTCACACTTCCAGAAAGCCGTGCTCCAGATCGGTGACTTCCTCATCTATGTCAGCATCGTGCTCGTCGCGATACTGCTCGTGGTCCAGCTGTTTCGAGGATCGGACGTCATCCAACTCGTCCAGTTCGCGTTGATCCTGACGGTGGCTTCGATCCCGGTCGCCATGCCTGCCGTGCTCTCGGTGACGATGGCCGTTGGAGCAATGGCGCTCTCCAAGATGAAGGCCATCGTCACCCGGTTGCAGTCGCTCGAGGAGATGGCCGGCATCGACATCCTGTGTTCCGACAAGACGGGCACACTGACCCAGAACGTCTTGACACTGGGCGACCCACTCGTTGCGGATGGGCATGATGAGACCGAGCTGGCCCTTGCCGGTGCTCTGGCCTCCGAGACGGACAACCAGGACCCGATCGACATGGCAGTCATCGGTGGACTGAAGGATCCAGGTGTCTTGAAGGAATACACGCAGCAGGCGTTCATGCCTTTCGATCCGATCGGCAAGCGCACCGAGGCGACGATCAGGGACGGGTCCGGCCGGTCGTTCAAGGTGACCAAGGGGGCGCCACAGGTGATCCTGAGTCTCTGCCACCTCGACGAAGAGGCGCAGAGGACGGTACAGGGGCAGATCGATGAGCTGGCCGGCAAGGGATATCGGACGTTGGGCGTGGCAAGAAGCACCGATGGCGACATGTGGGAGTTCCTCGGTCTTCTCCCGCTCTCCGATCCCCCGCGTGAAGATTCGGCCGCCACGATCCAGAAGGTGAGGCAGGAGGGCGTTGCCGTGAAGATGGTGACGGGCGACAACCTCTCCATCGCGCGTGAGATCTCCCGCGAGCTGCATCTGGGACAGAACATCCTCGTTGCGGACGAGCTGCTCGAGGGCGGTGTGGAGCACATCAGCGAGAAGACGGCACGGGCGATCGAGGAGGCGGATGGGTTCGCACAGGTCTTTCCCGAGCACAAGTACGGCATCGTCAAGGCGCTTCAACAACGAGGACATCTGGTCGGCATGACGGGCGACGGGGTGAACGACGCCCCCGCCCTCGAACAAGCCGAGGTGGGTATCGCCGTGTCCGGCGCAACCGCAGCGGCAAGGGCCGCCGCAGCCCTCGTCTTGACGGCGCCGGGCCTGTCGGTGATCGGCAAGGCGATCGAAGAGGCCAGGCGTATCTTCGAGCGCATGAACTCGTATGCGATCTATCGGATCAGCGAGACGGTTCGCATCATGGTGTTCGTGGTCGCGACGATGATCGCGTTCGATTTCTATCCGATCACCGCGATCATGATCATTCTCCTCGCGTTCTTCAACGACGTTCCGATCATGACGATCGCCTACGACCACACCGATGTCGCTCCGAATCCGGTCAGGTGGAACATGCGTCGCGTCATCTCCGTCGCCAGCGCCATGGGCATGGTCGGGATGACGGGGAGCTTCCTGATGTTGCTGCTCGCACTCAAGTGGCTGAAGTTGGATACGGGTCAGGTACAGACATTCGTGTTCCTCAAGATGGCGGTCGCCGGTCACCTGGCGCTCTTCGTGGCCCGGACGAGGGGCTTCTGGTTGAAGAAGCCGTATCCTGCGCCGATCGTCATTTGGTCGGCGATCGCGACGAAACTGGCGGCCACACTGCTCGTCGCCTACGGGTTCGGCCTCGTGACGCCGATCTCGTGGGGAGCGATCGGCCTGATCTGGGGGTACGCGATCCTCTTCGCATTCGTGACGGACGTGGTGAAGATGGCGGTCTACGCACGCTTGGACCGACGGGACCGGCACAGTAGGCGGTTTGTCCGCAATCTGAACCGGTCATTGTTCTCACACGTCGGCCCCCACCGCAAGGGCCGTGTCCGAGATGATCGTCCCGCAGCATGA
- the fldA gene encoding E-cinnamoyl-CoA:R-phenyllactate CoA transferase: MGPLHGVTIVEIGSIGPGPFCGMMLSDLGANVVRVERPDPQPYPELLHRGRSSIAVDLKHPEAAGLILRLVEQSDGLIEGFRPGVAERLGIGPEACLDRNAQLVYGRMTGFGQEGPLATVAGHDIDYIALSGALHPIGLAGGPPVVPLNLLGDFGGGGMLLAVGMLAGLLEAARSGQGQVIDAAMVDGSALLTTFVHSMLSAGLWSQHRGDNLLDGGAPFYGTYETSDGKYVAVGALEPKFFGVLLDRLGLDADSVPNQYDRSQWPRMRELFQRTFAKRTRAEWAGVFENADACVAPVLSLDEAPTHPHNRARRTFVEVEGRVQPAPAPRFSRTAVGIPGPVPKPGQDTDDVLESFGFRSEEIDALRAAQVVFCRRRKP, translated from the coding sequence ATGGGCCCGCTCCACGGTGTGACGATCGTCGAGATCGGTTCGATCGGACCGGGTCCTTTCTGCGGCATGATGCTCTCCGATCTGGGAGCGAACGTCGTGCGCGTCGAAAGGCCCGATCCGCAGCCGTATCCCGAGCTTCTGCACCGGGGGCGATCCTCGATCGCCGTCGACCTCAAGCATCCCGAAGCCGCAGGTCTCATCCTCAGGCTCGTCGAGCAGTCCGACGGTCTGATCGAGGGCTTTCGTCCCGGTGTCGCCGAACGTCTCGGAATCGGACCGGAGGCATGCCTGGACCGGAACGCGCAGCTCGTCTACGGCCGCATGACCGGCTTTGGCCAGGAGGGACCGTTGGCAACGGTCGCCGGTCATGACATCGACTACATCGCGCTCTCGGGTGCTCTGCATCCGATCGGGCTTGCCGGGGGACCTCCCGTCGTGCCGCTCAACCTGCTCGGCGACTTCGGTGGCGGCGGGATGCTGTTGGCCGTCGGCATGCTCGCAGGCCTTCTCGAAGCAGCCCGGAGCGGTCAGGGGCAAGTGATCGATGCGGCAATGGTCGACGGCTCGGCGCTACTCACGACGTTCGTCCACAGCATGCTGTCGGCAGGCTTGTGGTCGCAGCATCGCGGCGACAACCTGCTCGACGGAGGTGCACCGTTCTACGGTACGTACGAGACGTCAGACGGCAAGTATGTGGCCGTCGGTGCACTCGAACCGAAGTTCTTCGGTGTGCTGCTCGACCGGCTCGGCCTCGATGCCGATTCTGTCCCGAATCAGTACGACCGGTCACAGTGGCCTCGGATGAGGGAGTTGTTCCAACGGACCTTCGCCAAGAGGACGCGAGCCGAATGGGCCGGCGTCTTCGAAAACGCAGACGCGTGTGTGGCACCGGTGCTTTCGCTCGACGAGGCGCCAACACACCCGCACAACCGTGCGAGACGCACATTCGTCGAGGTGGAAGGCAGGGTTCAGCCGGCTCCCGCGCCTCGATTCAGCCGCACCGCCGTCGGCATCCCCGGGCCGGTCCCGAAACCGGGTCAGGACACGGACGACGTGCTGGAATCGTTCGGTTTCCGGAGCGAGGAGATCGATGCGCTTCGCGCGGCGCAGGTCGTATTCTGTCGACGCAGGAAACCGTGA
- the fabG_3 gene encoding 3-oxoacyl-[acyl-carrier-protein] reductase FabG codes for MQIEGAVALVTGGAGGLGGGAARKLLERGARVALLDLPSSKGSEVAHDLGSDAVFIPVDVTDTGSVEAAVGAVVQTFGRVDICVNAAGIIAGHRVVARDGSMFPLDRFRAVIDVNLIGLFDVTRQAAAAMRANDPNEEGERGLIVNVASIAAFEGQVGQAAYSASKGGIVSLTLPLARDLASLGIRVMTIAPGIMDTPMLGGVNEQIRNALTKLHVFPKRLGTPEDLGGLVVAIAENPLLNGEVIRLDAAARLGPR; via the coding sequence ATGCAGATCGAAGGAGCGGTCGCGCTGGTTACCGGTGGTGCCGGTGGGCTCGGCGGCGGGGCGGCGAGGAAGCTGCTCGAAAGGGGAGCGAGGGTCGCGCTCCTGGACCTGCCCTCCTCGAAAGGGTCCGAGGTCGCACACGACCTCGGCTCGGATGCGGTCTTCATCCCCGTCGACGTCACCGACACGGGCTCTGTCGAGGCCGCGGTCGGGGCCGTCGTCCAAACGTTCGGACGCGTCGACATCTGCGTGAACGCTGCGGGGATCATCGCCGGGCATCGCGTCGTGGCACGCGATGGGTCCATGTTTCCTCTCGACCGGTTTCGGGCGGTCATCGACGTCAACCTGATCGGGCTCTTCGACGTCACCCGTCAGGCTGCGGCGGCGATGCGCGCCAATGATCCGAACGAGGAGGGCGAACGAGGACTGATCGTCAACGTCGCCTCGATCGCAGCCTTCGAAGGCCAGGTCGGTCAGGCCGCATACTCGGCTTCGAAAGGTGGCATCGTGTCGCTCACGTTGCCACTCGCCCGTGACCTCGCCTCGCTGGGCATCAGGGTCATGACGATTGCACCCGGCATCATGGACACCCCGATGCTCGGTGGGGTGAACGAGCAGATCAGGAATGCGCTCACGAAGCTTCATGTGTTTCCGAAGCGGCTGGGCACCCCGGAGGACCTCGGCGGGCTGGTCGTTGCCATCGCCGAGAATCCTCTACTCAATGGCGAAGTGATCCGCCTCGACGCGGCAGCCAGACTCGGCCCCCGCTGA
- the petJ_2 gene encoding cytochrome c6 has translation MQKFVALILFLFVVTACSGGRLPPDATGRQVYGAFCASCHGDDLGGGFGPALGPGSDVVDMTDEFYRFTIEHGLGRMPSFGSSLTDEQVDRVVAYVREVQATSGGG, from the coding sequence GTGCAGAAGTTTGTCGCGCTGATCTTGTTCCTGTTCGTCGTGACCGCATGCTCCGGCGGCCGTCTGCCGCCGGATGCGACCGGCCGGCAGGTGTACGGAGCGTTCTGCGCCTCGTGCCATGGCGACGACCTGGGTGGCGGGTTCGGACCTGCGCTCGGGCCCGGCTCGGATGTTGTGGACATGACCGATGAGTTCTATCGGTTCACCATCGAGCACGGGTTGGGACGAATGCCGTCGTTCGGATCTTCGCTCACCGATGAGCAGGTCGATCGTGTGGTCGCGTATGTGCGCGAGGTACAAGCAACGTCAGGAGGTGGTTGA